Proteins from a single region of Streptomyces sp. Tu 3180:
- a CDS encoding ABC transporter substrate-binding protein translates to MARPRPSRVAEALAAAALLVLTAACGSRLPESAFERDDRASAPARGTGEPIRVGVIASATSPVGGGVFTGPRDGARAYFDRLNARGGIDGRRVEVRLCDDGGSGAGNNECVHRLIDEEEVVALVATTALDYAGASRVSRAGVPDVGGQPIGAAYDTYPHLYGIYGSEAPRDGTPGWDGKLYGGTEVYRYFKREHGARTAAVVSYNQSASAAYARLVERGLRAEGYRVVTERVDFALPNFRAVAADLKEQGADLVFDAVDGHGNARLCEAMDDVGARVTAKVTNVQNWTSTVAEDYEDAPRCRNALWATGSSRNFEDTGHEAVREFRDATGDLRTHSQWQLEGWAAARWFADAATACSPTGITRACVDGHVGRADGYTAGGLLLPVGFRASPEPPATGRACLSVARWRDGEGWVTQGDMNRNCFDVPRLAYEP, encoded by the coding sequence ATGGCTCGCCCCCGGCCCTCCCGGGTTGCTGAGGCCCTGGCCGCGGCCGCGCTGCTCGTCCTGACCGCCGCCTGCGGCAGCCGCCTGCCCGAGAGCGCCTTCGAGCGCGACGACCGCGCGTCCGCGCCCGCCCGGGGCACCGGGGAGCCGATCCGGGTGGGCGTCATCGCCAGCGCCACCAGCCCGGTCGGCGGCGGCGTCTTCACCGGGCCGCGCGACGGCGCCAGGGCCTACTTCGACCGGCTCAACGCGCGCGGGGGCATCGACGGCCGGCGGGTCGAGGTGCGCCTGTGCGACGACGGCGGCAGCGGCGCCGGCAACAACGAGTGCGTGCACCGGCTGATCGACGAGGAGGAGGTCGTCGCCCTCGTGGCCACCACCGCCCTGGACTACGCGGGCGCCTCCCGCGTCTCCCGCGCGGGCGTGCCCGACGTCGGCGGCCAGCCCATCGGCGCCGCCTACGACACCTACCCGCACCTGTACGGCATCTACGGCAGCGAGGCCCCCCGCGACGGCACGCCCGGCTGGGACGGCAAGCTGTACGGCGGCACCGAGGTCTACCGCTACTTCAAGCGCGAGCACGGCGCCCGCACGGCCGCCGTCGTCTCCTACAACCAGTCCGCGTCCGCCGCCTACGCCCGCCTCGTCGAGCGGGGCCTGAGGGCCGAGGGCTACCGGGTCGTCACCGAACGGGTCGACTTCGCGCTGCCCAACTTCCGCGCGGTGGCCGCCGACCTGAAGGAGCAGGGCGCCGACCTCGTCTTCGACGCCGTCGACGGCCACGGCAACGCCCGTCTGTGCGAGGCCATGGACGACGTCGGCGCCCGGGTCACCGCCAAGGTCACCAACGTGCAGAACTGGACGTCCACCGTCGCCGAGGACTACGAGGACGCCCCGCGCTGCCGCAACGCCCTGTGGGCCACCGGCTCCAGCCGCAACTTCGAGGACACCGGCCACGAGGCCGTACGGGAGTTCCGGGACGCCACCGGGGACCTGAGGACGCACTCCCAGTGGCAGCTGGAGGGGTGGGCCGCCGCACGCTGGTTCGCCGACGCGGCCACGGCCTGCTCCCCGACGGGCATCACGCGCGCGTGCGTCGACGGCCACGTCGGCCGCGCCGACGGCTACACGGCGGGCGGCCTGCTGCTCCCCGTCGGGTTCCGGGCGTCCCCCGAGCCCCCGGCCACCGGCAGGGCCTGCCTGTCGGTGGCCCGCTGGCGGGACGGCGAGGGCTGGGTCACCCAGGGCGACATGAACCGGAACTGCTTCGACGTGCCGCGGCTGGCCTACGAACCCTGA